The nucleotide sequence TTTCCGCGTGCTGCTCCGTGCCTTCCGGCCTGCGGTGGAGCGCTTCGGCGCGCGGATCACGCACTTCTCGGTGCAGGGCAATCACCTGCATCTCATCATCGAGGCGAGTGGCACGCAGGCGCTCTCGAGCGCGATGCAGGGGCTCGGCGTGCGAATCGCCAAGGGGCTCAACCGGCTGATGGGGCGGGCGGGGAAAGTCTTCGCGGATCGCTTCCATGCGCACGCGCTGGGCTCGCCGACCGAGGCGCGGAACGCGATCGACTACGTGCTCGGCAACACGCGCAGCCACGCCCAGCGACAGGGGCGGGCGGTGACGAGCCACGTGGATCGCTTCGCCGTCTCGCACGAGCAGCTCGGCGACGAGACGGCCTGGTGGCGGACCTTCGACGACGGCAGCCCACCGGTGGCGCCGCCGGCGAGCTGGCTGCTGGAGAAGGGCTGGCGCCGCGCGAAGCCGAGGAGGACGGCCCCCGCCTTCGCCTTCCCGGCGTAGCTTAGCTGGGCGCGCGGCCGGCACGTGCGCAGCGTTCAGCGGCGCGGCAGCGGCGCAAGCAGGTCAGCGCGCCGCGGCGAGGCGGAGCAGGGCGGGATGCACGTCGAGGATGGAGCCGATTCCGTCGACGGCGCCAGCCGCGGTGCCGAAGCCGAGCACCGGGACCTGCGCCAGCGTGTGCTGGCGGATCGAGAGATCCTCCAGGTTGCCGTGGTCGGAGGTGACGAGCAGCCCGTCTCCCTCCCGCAGCCCGGCGACGACGGTGCGGAGGAACTCGTCGAGCTCCGCCAGCGCCAGCTCCGCCGCGTCGAAGTCCTGGGCGTGGCCCGCCTCGTCGGTGCGGAAGAACTCGAACATCACCAGATCGTGCTGCCTTCCCACGTCGAGCAGCACCTCCGCCGCCTCGCGCGGCGCGCGCCGGGGCACGTCGCAGCCCACGCCGATCGGCTGCTCGTTGGTGATGTCGTGGTAGAGCGCTTCGCCCCGCCGCAGATCGTCGAAGGTGCGGAAGGGCTGGCCGCTCGCCTTCACCGCGCAGGTGCTGGCAGACGGGCGGATCCGGCGCGCGGGCACGGGCAGCGGCGGCTCGTACGCCTCGACGCAGCGGTGGGGAAGCCCCAGCGCGTCGAGGTAGAGGCAGCGGTAGGAGTTGGCGTAGGTGCCGCTGCGGCCGAGCGCCGCCAGGTCGCGAAAGAGGCTCCGCTCCGCGATCAGCTGCCGCAGCGCTTCGTTGGGAAAGCCGAGCAGGTGCATGCCGATGTGGGCGGAGGCGTTGACGCCGGTGAGCAGGGTGGTGTGGCCGGTGGCGGATTGGGGCCTGCCCTCGACGCCGAGGCATGCGTCCGCGGCGCCGACGACGCCGCCCCGCGGCAGCTGCGTTCCCGCGCCGTCCGTGAAGTGGGAGAGCAGGGTCTGCGCGCGGGCGAGGGGGTTGCGCCCCGGATCCCTGCTGCCGATCCCCACACCATCCACGAGCACGAACGCGATCACCCGTCTCTCCATCCACCGCGCATGCGGCAATCTCCCCTCGTACCACGATCGCCCCGCAGGTAGAGTGCGGCGCGATGCACGAGCGCGAAGCGTCCGTCCAGCCCCCCACCGAGCAGCAGAGCTCCCGCGCGATCCTCCGCGAGGCCCTCGTCCTCTGGGCGATCTCCTTCGGCGGCCTGGTCGGCACCCGGGTGATCGGATTCGCCATCCCCTGGGTCGGCGCGCAGGTCAAAGCGGTCGCCGCCGCGCTCTTCCTCTATCTCCCCGGCCACGCGATCCGGAAGCGGGGCGAGCTCCTCGACGACTACGCGGTCCCCGACTGGCCGTGGACCTCCTCGTCCGCCGCAGCGCAGTTCAAGCGCGACGCGATCTGGGGCCTCGGCGTCTCGCTCCTGCTCTTCCCGCCCTTCATCCTCGCCTTCTTCGGCTTCCTCGAGCTCCTGCCCCACCTGCCCCGGGAGCTGGCGCAGGCGCTCACGCCCTACCGCGGCCCCGGCGCGGAGATCGCCTTCCGGCTCCCCGAGCGCTTCTGGCTCCACGTCCTCGACCAGTTCCTGGTGGTCGCCCTGCCCGAAGAGTTCTTCTACCGGGGCTACCTGCAGACCCGCCTCGGCCACGCCTGGGGCGAGGGCAAGCGCAAGCTCCTCGGCGTGCCGGTGGGGCCGGCCTTCTGGATGACCCAGGTGCTCTTCGCCGTGGGGCACCTCGGCCAGCTCCACTTCTGGCGCCTGGCCGTCTTCTTCCCCTCGATCCTCTTCGGCTGGCTCCGCGCCCGCACCGGCTCGATCGTGCCGGGGATCATCGTCCACGCGATCTCGAACCTGGTGTTGATGACGCTCGAGGCCTCCGCCTTCGGGCGGTGAGGCCGCCAGAATCAGATTGAGGCGATGTTGATGTCGAGGCTGCGGCCCACCGCCACGGTGCTCGACTCCGGGACCTCGATGAAGCCGCCGCCTGCCTCGGGCTCGGTGGCGAGGATCACCGCCTTGGTTCGCCGGTGGGCGCCGGCTCTGGGATCGTTCGGCCCGCTCATCTCGCAGGGCTCGCAGCTGCCCGCGCCCTCCTGCAGCCGGTAGAAGAGCGGCCGCCCGCGCCGCGCGGCGACGAGGCTCCTGCCGTTGGTGGCGACCAGCGCCAGGGGCGAGGGGCGGGTGAGGCCCTGCTCGCGCTCCAGCCGGTCCACGGTGCGAATCGCATCGCCGAGGCAGCGGGCGAGATCGGAGGCGGGCGCGTTGGGATCGTCGAGGCGGCCGCGCTCCTTGAGGTAGCGGAGGAAGAGCGCGAAGACGTGCTCCCGGTCGGTGGTGGAGCGGATCTGCCGGGAGATGAGATCGGGGAGCTCGGCGAGGAGCTTCTCCCGCGCCTCGGAGAAACCCTCCATCGCCCCGTCCATGGCGAAGAGCCAGCGGCGGAAGCGGAAGGGATCGGTCGCGTCCTCGTCGAAGCGGAAACCCGCCCCCTGTGCCATCGCCACCAGGGCCGGCGAGTGGAGCCCCTTCGTGAGCTCGGCGACGTCGTTGCGGCCCACGTCGCCCGGGCGCTTCGCCACCAGCACCGCGTCGTCGGCGTAGTAGCCGAGGCCGAGGGCGTCCCACGCTCCGAAGTGCACCTGATCCCGGACCCGGTGCACCTGGCAGTGGAGGAGGGTGGGATCGTTGCCCAGGAGGGCGAGGAGGTGTGCCATGGGACCTCGCGCAGAGAAATCTTCCCCCCAAGAATGGCGATGCCCGCTGGCCGGATCCAGCCCGGGCCAAAAAAGAACAGCAGCAATGCGGGTTTGACCCCTCCGGGTGGGGCCCCTACAATCGCGCCCCAACCTTTGACCCCACAGGTGGCCATGGGCGGCGAAATCGCGATCGGCATCGACCTCGGTACCAGCTACTCCTGCGTCAGCATCGTCCGCGACGGGGTCCCGCAGGTGGTCCCCAACGAGTGGGGCGAGACCACCCACGCATCGGTCGCCTCCTTCCTCGAAGACGGCACGGTGGCGGTGGGCAACGCCGCCAAGCGCAACGTCGTCATCAATGCCGAGAACACCGTCTATTCGGCCAAGCGCCTGATCGGCCGCTACTTCTTCTCCGAGGAGGTGAAGAAGGCGCAGGCGATGGTGCCCTATACGATCGTCGAGGGGCCGAACAACTCGGTGCGCATCCAGATCCGCGGCAAGCAGCTCGCCGTGCCGGAGGTCTCCGCCCTCGTCCTCAAGGAGATGAAGGCGATCGTCGAGAACTACCTGGGCGAGCCGGTCACCAAGGCGGTGGTCACCTGCCCGGCGTACTTCAACGACAACCAGCGCCAGGCCACCAAGGACGCGGGCCGCATCGCCGGCCTCGAGGTCCTGCGGATCATCAACGAGCCGACCGCCGCTGCGCTCGCCTACGGCTTCGGCAAGGACATGAACCAGCGGATCGCCGTCTACGACCTGGGCGGCGGCACCTTCGACGTCTCGATCCTCGAGATCGGCAAGGACGTCTTCGAGGTGCTCTCCACCGCAGGCGACACCTACCTCGGCGGCGACGACTTCGACGACCGCGTGGTGCAGTGGCTCGCCGAGGACTTCCTCCGGTCCACCGGCCTCGATCTGCGCCAGAACAAGTGGTGCCTCCAGATGCTCAAGGAGGCTGCCGAGAAGGCGAAGATCGAGTGCGGCCAGCAGGGCTGGGCCGACGTCCACATCCCGGGCATCTGCCAGGACCCCAGCGGCCAGGTGATGAACCTCGACGCCCGCCTCACCACCGAGATCTTCAACCCGATGGTGATGGACCTGGTGCAGCGCACCTTCAAGGTCTGCGACGAGGCGCTCCAGGGCGCCCGCCTCACCGTCAAGGACATCGACGCGGTGATCCTCGTGGGCGGCCCGACCCGGCTGCCGATCATCCGCCAGTCCGTGACCCACTACTTCGGCAGGGAGCCGATGAAGGGGATCGATCCGGACCAGGTGGTGAGCATGGGCGCCGCGCTGCAGGCGAGCGCGCTCCTCGACGCCAACACCTCCACCTACCTGCTCGACGTGACCCCGCTCTCGCTGCGGATCGCCACCGTGGGCGGCTACAGCGAGAAGGTCCTCGAGAAGAACACGCCGGTGCCCATCGAGCGCTCGAAGGTCTTCACCACCTCCCGCGACGGGCAGGAGAAGGTGCGGATCCGGGTGATGCAGGGCGAGGGCAGCCGGGTGGAGGAGTGCGAATCCCTGGGAGAATTCGAGTTCTCCGGTTTTCGCGTGGCCGGTCGCGGTGAGGTGAAGATCGAGGTGGCCTTCGAGATCGATACCAACGGTATCGTGAACGTCGTGGCCACCGACAGCGAGACCGGCAAGCAGGCCACCACCACCATCAGCCTCTCCTCCGGCATGTCCGAGAGCGAGATCGTCGCGTCCGTCGCGGCGAACCAGCAGGTGCAGCTGGCCCGCGGAGGTTGATTTCGGTGAACGAAGCGCTGATCACCTTCGCCATCGAGGCGGAGGCCGTCGCCGGCCTCCTCGATGGCCTCGACTACTTCCAGGTGCTCAAGGTGGAGAAGACCGCCTCCGTCGGGGAGCTGAAGGCGGCCTTCTACCGCGAGTCGCGGCAATACCACCCCGACCGCGTCTTCCACGTGGACGATCCGGCCCTCAAGGCCAACGTCCACAAGGTCTACAAACGGATCACCGAGGCGTGGTCCGTGCTCCGCGACGACGAGAAGCGCAGGAAATACCTCGCCGACGTCTCCGGTCCGCAGCGCGAGCAGAAGCTCCGCTGGACCGAGGAGAGCGAGGTCGAGCGCAAGAAGGCCCGCGAGGAGGAGGTCGGCACCACCCCCAACGGCAGGAAGTTCTTCGCCGCCGGCGTGGTCGCCCTCGACGCCGGCCGCCTCGACGAGGCGGTGCGCAGCTTCAAGGCCGCGCTCATGTACGAGCCGCAGAACCCCCGCTACAAGGAGAAGGCGGAGGAGGCGCAGCGCCGTGCAAGGGGCGGGGCCCCCGCTTGATCCTCGATCTCGTCACCATCGGCCTGATGACCGTGTTCGCGGCGATCGGCGCCATCGACGGCGCGCTGGCGCAGGGCGCGCGGCTCGTCGCCGCCGTGGGCGCGGGGCTCCTCGGCAGGCCTGTCGGCGAGCAGCTCGCCCCCGTGCTCGTCGCCTATACCGGCCTCCCGGAGAAGATCGCCTCACCGATCGCCGTGGCCGTGACCTGCGTGCTCCTCTACCTGCTCCTGCACTTCGTCGGCAGGCGCATCGCCCGCGGCCTCACCCGCAACCACGACGTGCGCGCGGTGGATCGCGGCGTCGGCGCCTTCTTCGGCGCGCTGCAGGCGGCGGTGATCGCGTGGGTGTTCCTGTCGATCCTGGTGGGCGTCGAGGAGAAGGTCCGCCTGCCCCTGGGCGGCGAATCGAGCCTCGCCGCGTCGCTGGCAAGGGAGCACAACTTCTTCGCAGCCCTCCGCGGCGCGGAGGACGAGAGCAGCGCCGCGGCCCGGAAGAGCGCAGCGCCCACGGCGGCGGTCGAGCCCGCGGCGGTGGCGGAGTAGCGAAAGCGCCGCGGGCGCTCTCGTGCCGCGGCGGCTGCCGTGCCGACGAACGCCCAGCCTGCCTCGCGGCCCGTGCAGGCGCCCGCTTCGCTGCTTCCGCCGCCCCGATCGTTGCGTCGCACGCCGTGCAGGCGCGCGCTCCTGAGCCGGGGCAGTCGCCGCCGCGACCGATTCTCATTCAGCTCGTGTCCCGTGCAGGCGCGCCGCGCTCCGCAGCACAGCCGCCCCGATGGAGCCAGTGCCTGGATCGCGACCGGTGCGCGCGGGCGGGCTCCGCGGCCACCATGACCGATGGTAGTGCCAGCCGGCGTCGCGCCTCGTCGTGGTACGCCCGCTCCTCGAGAGGCGGCGCCTCGCGCTCCATCATTGCGTTCGCAGCGGGCGGCTGCGCTACGGCAGGCCGATGCAGGATGTGCACGGTCCTCGCGGCACCAGCCGGCCTACGCTTCATGGGGAAAAAGCTAGGAAAGTCCAGCGAGTGCGCGACCCGGCTGGGGTCTGTCCACCGATCGGCCGTCGTGAGAATCTATGCCCAGTCAACCGTGGGGGCGGTGATGGCGCGGGTGCTCGGAACGAAGCGGCGGCGGAGCCGAAAGAAGGGGCAGCAGGACCTGCCGCTTCAGGAGCGCTTCAAGCACGGCGGGAAGCGGAAGCGGGCGGGGCGGAAGCGCGTCGCGCCGCGGCCGCAGGTGAAGCACCGCCGCCGGCCCGCGCTCGGCGAGGACCACCCGGTGCTCGTCACCTGGCGGGTGCTCGATCACGTCTGGAGTATGCAGTCGAAGAGGAGCTTCCGCGTGCTGCTCCGCGCCTTCCGGCCCGCGGTGGAGCGCTTCGGCGCGCGGATCACGCACTTTTCGGTGCAGGGCAACCACCTGCACCTCATCGTCGAGGCGAACGGTACGCAGGCGCTCTCGAGCGCGATGCAGGGGCTCGGCGTCCGGATCGCCAAGGGGCTCAACCGGCTGATGGGGCGCGCGGGCAAGGTCTTCGTGGATCGCTTCCATGCGCATGCGCTGGGCTCGCCGACCGAGGCGCGCAACGCGATCGACTACGTGCTCGGCAACACGCGCATCCACGCCCAGCGGCAGGGGCGCGCCGTCACGAGCTACGTGGATCGCTTCGCCGTCTCGCACGAGCAGCTCGGCGACGAGACGGCCTGGTGGCGAAGCTTCGACGACGGCAGCCCACCGGTGGCGCCGCCGGCGAGCTGGCTGCTGGAGAAGGGCTGGCGGCTGGCGAAGCCGCGGCGCGCTGCCCCAATCTTCGCGTTCCCCGTCTAGCGGGAGTCTCGCCCGCGCGTTCTCGGTGCTCCCGCGTTCGCGGCGCCTTCACGTTCGCGGCGCCTTCACGTTCGCGGTGCCTCCGCGTTCGCCTTGCCTCCGCGTTCGTGTGCCCCGTGGCGGGCGCATGGTCCCGGCGCTCGTCTCCTCCCGACAGGACTGGGCGCTCTCAGAAATGCATGCCCACGCCGACGTACGGCCCGTCGAGCACGTCGTCGTGGTCTTCGTCGTCGACCAGGCCGTTGTCGTGGAGTTCGAGGTGGCGCCAGCCGCCGCGGAGGTCGAGGGTGGCGAGGTGGAGGGCGAGGCCGGCCTGGGCGTCGACGCGGGTGAAGGGGACCGGCGTGAGCTCGGCCATCAGCTCGGCGTCGACGGGGCCGAAGAGGCCTGCGTCGATCTGCAGCGCCAGGGCGGGGCCGACCCAGGCGTGGCCCTGGGCGAAGATGCCGTCGAGGCCTGCGGCGACGCGGACGTGGCCAGCAGGACCACCCGCCACCTCGAAGCTGGGGAGCAGCGAGGCGATGACCACCGACTCCTGCCACGGCGTGTGCTCGCCTGCCTCCTCCTCGAGCCGCAGCGTGTCGACGTTGGCGGCAAGGCCGAAGCTCTCCCGCTCCGCGTCCAGGCCGACGGCAACGCCGTAGCCGCCGTGGTGGAAGCCCACCTCGGAGTCGACGGCGATCGCTGCGGGGTGGTGCGCCGCCGCGACCTCCGCCTCCGCAGCGGAGGCGGCATGGACGGGAGCGATCAGGGCTGCGGCAAGGACGACGATGCGACGCACGTGGGCTTCCTCTCCGGGGCCGTTGGTCCGGAGGGGATCCCGGCCGACCGTGCGGTAGGAGCACGGCCGGCGCCTCGGGGATTCACCCGCGCATCGAATTGCCTGCGCGTCAGTGCTCGACGATCAGGTCCGCGTCGAGACCGGCGAGCCGCCTGGCCACCCAGGGCGCGTCGACGGTGATGGTCTCGCCGCTGCGCTCCGGGGCCTCGAACATCAGCTCGCTCATCACCTCCTCGACGAGGCCGCGCAGCGCGCGGGCGCCGACCTTCTTGTCGACGGCGTAGCCCACGATCTCGCGCAGCGCGCCTTCGGTGAACTCGAGCTCGATTTCGTCGGCGGCGAGGAGCTCGGTGTACTCGCGGATGATCGAGTCCGGCGGCACGGTGAGCACCTGCAGCAGCTCGTCGGCGGTGAGCTCGTCGAGCTGCACCACCACCGGGAGCCGCCCGAGGAACTCGGCGAGGATGCCGTATTCGATCAGCTCTTTGTGGTGGATGCGCTTCATGCGCTGCGGCCCGGCGGCGCGGCCGAAGCCCACCGAGCGCTCGCCCATGTAGCCGTGAAGATCGGAGAAGGTGCCGGCGCAGACGAAGAGGATGTCGCTGGTGTCGACCGGCACGAAGTCGTGTTTGCTCCAGTGCTGGGTGACGTTCAGGGGCACGAAGACCTCGCGCCCCTCCAGCAGCTTGAGCATCGCCTGCTGCACGCCCTCGCCGCCGATGTCCCGGGAGCCGGCGCCGGTCTTCGCCCCCTGGGAGCGCCGGGCGATCTTGTCCACCTCGTCGATGAAGATGATCCCGCGCTGGGCTTCGTGGACGTCGTGGTTCGCCCGCATGAGCAGGTCGGCGACCATCACCTCCACGTCCTTCCCGTAGTAGCCCGCCTCCGTGTACTCGGTGGCGTCGACGACGGTGAAGGGCACGTCGAGGATCCCGGCGAGGTTCCGGGCGATGTGTGTCTTGCCGGAGCCCGTGGGCCCGATGAGCAGGATGTTGCTCTTCTTCACCAGCGAGCGGCCGCTGCGCGATTTGAGCGCGAGGCGCTTCTGGTGGTTGTACGCAGCGATGGCGACCGCTCGCTTGGCCCTGTCCTGGCCGATCACGTAGGGGTCGAGCCTTTCGTAGATCTCCCGCGGCGTGAGAATGCGGGGCATCCCCATCTCGATCTGCCTGGCCACCATCCCTCCCGGCGTTTGGCGTTGGCCCCCCGGTACGTAGGAAACGGTGGGGTCGGCTCCGGTGGGTGTCCACCGGTTGACGCCGGGCAGCAGAGGTACACCCCCCTCAGTCGTCCTCGGGAACGAGCAGGCTCGACCATTTCACCTGCAGCGCAATCTCGTGGACCCAGCCGCTGCCGTCGGTGAGCCAGCTCGGCCGGTAGCCGAGGGTGAGGTAGGTCTGCTGCCAGCTGTAGATCGGCACCGGCACCTGGAAGAGCAGATCGACCGAGGGGGCGGGCTCCTGGATGCTGGCCCCCACGCCGAAGAGGCCGAGCGCCCCGAGCTCGACGCCTGCAGCCGGGCGGAACTCGCCATCGACGGCGGCGCCGCGGAGCCGCAGGCCCAGGGAGAGCCAATGCCAGAGGAGGTTGGCCTCCGCCACGGCGCCGGGACCAACGTCGCCGCGGTCGACGACGAGGGCAGGACCGGCGCCCACCGAGACGTCGCCGAGGCGGGCGGGGGCAGCGGAGGCTGCGGCGGGGAGGAGCAGGGCGAGGAGGAGAAGACGGCGCACGGCCGCCTTCTACCAGACCCGGCGCAGCCCGAAAGCGTTTTGGCAGCTGATCCAT is from Vulgatibacter sp. and encodes:
- a CDS encoding transposase, producing the protein MARVFGKKRRRSRKKGQQDLPLKKRCTHGGERKGAGRKRVAPRPQVKHRRRPVLGEDHPVLVTWRVLDHVWSMQSKRSFRVLLRAFRPAVERFGARITHFSVQGNHLHLIIEASGTQALSSAMQGLGVRIAKGLNRLMGRAGKVFADRFHAHALGSPTEARNAIDYVLGNTRSHAQRQGRAVTSHVDRFAVSHEQLGDETAWWRTFDDGSPPVAPPASWLLEKGWRRAKPRRTAPAFAFPA
- a CDS encoding class II glutamine amidotransferase, which produces MAHLLALLGNDPTLLHCQVHRVRDQVHFGAWDALGLGYYADDAVLVAKRPGDVGRNDVAELTKGLHSPALVAMAQGAGFRFDEDATDPFRFRRWLFAMDGAMEGFSEAREKLLAELPDLISRQIRSTTDREHVFALFLRYLKERGRLDDPNAPASDLARCLGDAIRTVDRLEREQGLTRPSPLALVATNGRSLVAARRGRPLFYRLQEGAGSCEPCEMSGPNDPRAGAHRRTKAVILATEPEAGGGFIEVPESSTVAVGRSLDINIASI
- a CDS encoding CvpA family protein, encoding MILDLVTIGLMTVFAAIGAIDGALAQGARLVAAVGAGLLGRPVGEQLAPVLVAYTGLPEKIASPIAVAVTCVLLYLLLHFVGRRIARGLTRNHDVRAVDRGVGAFFGALQAAVIAWVFLSILVGVEEKVRLPLGGESSLAASLAREHNFFAALRGAEDESSAAARKSAAPTAAVEPAAVAE
- a CDS encoding J domain-containing protein; translated protein: MNEALITFAIEAEAVAGLLDGLDYFQVLKVEKTASVGELKAAFYRESRQYHPDRVFHVDDPALKANVHKVYKRITEAWSVLRDDEKRRKYLADVSGPQREQKLRWTEESEVERKKAREEEVGTTPNGRKFFAAGVVALDAGRLDEAVRSFKAALMYEPQNPRYKEKAEEAQRRARGGAPA
- a CDS encoding transposase yields the protein MARVLGTKRRRSRKKGQQDLPLQERFKHGGKRKRAGRKRVAPRPQVKHRRRPALGEDHPVLVTWRVLDHVWSMQSKRSFRVLLRAFRPAVERFGARITHFSVQGNHLHLIVEANGTQALSSAMQGLGVRIAKGLNRLMGRAGKVFVDRFHAHALGSPTEARNAIDYVLGNTRIHAQRQGRAVTSYVDRFAVSHEQLGDETAWWRSFDDGSPPVAPPASWLLEKGWRLAKPRRAAPIFAFPV
- the mrtX gene encoding myxosortase MrtX, which gives rise to MHEREASVQPPTEQQSSRAILREALVLWAISFGGLVGTRVIGFAIPWVGAQVKAVAAALFLYLPGHAIRKRGELLDDYAVPDWPWTSSSAAAQFKRDAIWGLGVSLLLFPPFILAFFGFLELLPHLPRELAQALTPYRGPGAEIAFRLPERFWLHVLDQFLVVALPEEFFYRGYLQTRLGHAWGEGKRKLLGVPVGPAFWMTQVLFAVGHLGQLHFWRLAVFFPSILFGWLRARTGSIVPGIIVHAISNLVLMTLEASAFGR
- the dnaK gene encoding molecular chaperone DnaK, which codes for MGGEIAIGIDLGTSYSCVSIVRDGVPQVVPNEWGETTHASVASFLEDGTVAVGNAAKRNVVINAENTVYSAKRLIGRYFFSEEVKKAQAMVPYTIVEGPNNSVRIQIRGKQLAVPEVSALVLKEMKAIVENYLGEPVTKAVVTCPAYFNDNQRQATKDAGRIAGLEVLRIINEPTAAALAYGFGKDMNQRIAVYDLGGGTFDVSILEIGKDVFEVLSTAGDTYLGGDDFDDRVVQWLAEDFLRSTGLDLRQNKWCLQMLKEAAEKAKIECGQQGWADVHIPGICQDPSGQVMNLDARLTTEIFNPMVMDLVQRTFKVCDEALQGARLTVKDIDAVILVGGPTRLPIIRQSVTHYFGREPMKGIDPDQVVSMGAALQASALLDANTSTYLLDVTPLSLRIATVGGYSEKVLEKNTPVPIERSKVFTTSRDGQEKVRIRVMQGEGSRVEECESLGEFEFSGFRVAGRGEVKIEVAFEIDTNGIVNVVATDSETGKQATTTISLSSGMSESEIVASVAANQQVQLARGG
- the clpX gene encoding ATP-dependent Clp protease ATP-binding subunit ClpX, which translates into the protein MGMPRILTPREIYERLDPYVIGQDRAKRAVAIAAYNHQKRLALKSRSGRSLVKKSNILLIGPTGSGKTHIARNLAGILDVPFTVVDATEYTEAGYYGKDVEVMVADLLMRANHDVHEAQRGIIFIDEVDKIARRSQGAKTGAGSRDIGGEGVQQAMLKLLEGREVFVPLNVTQHWSKHDFVPVDTSDILFVCAGTFSDLHGYMGERSVGFGRAAGPQRMKRIHHKELIEYGILAEFLGRLPVVVQLDELTADELLQVLTVPPDSIIREYTELLAADEIELEFTEGALREIVGYAVDKKVGARALRGLVEEVMSELMFEAPERSGETITVDAPWVARRLAGLDADLIVEH
- a CDS encoding peptidase, whose product is MIAFVLVDGVGIGSRDPGRNPLARAQTLLSHFTDGAGTQLPRGGVVGAADACLGVEGRPQSATGHTTLLTGVNASAHIGMHLLGFPNEALRQLIAERSLFRDLAALGRSGTYANSYRCLYLDALGLPHRCVEAYEPPLPVPARRIRPSASTCAVKASGQPFRTFDDLRRGEALYHDITNEQPIGVGCDVPRRAPREAAEVLLDVGRQHDLVMFEFFRTDEAGHAQDFDAAELALAELDEFLRTVVAGLREGDGLLVTSDHGNLEDLSIRQHTLAQVPVLGFGTAAGAVDGIGSILDVHPALLRLAAAR